CGGTTGTAAAACAGATGCCCGGAATTCTGGTCGCGGTTCGACAAACTCAATGGCATTGCTCAGTAGCCCCTGGCTTCGCGGCGTGGACCGGCCTGTTGGATCCGATCGGCCAAGTTCGACGCATCGGCGGCGACGCCGTAGTGACCCCGCGCGTAGTTGATGAAGGCACACGCCTGCGCTACCAGGTCGTGAATGCTCGTCGACGTCCCAGGCTGGTGATACGCCGCGAACGTCGGAGCGATGAACTGCCAGGCGCCCTTGCTCGGCGTGCCCTTCGCCGCATTGGAATCCCCATGATTTTCAGCGTTGGCGTCGTAGTTCGACTCGCGGCGAGCAACCAAATCCATGCCGCGCTCCCACCGTGCACGCGCCGCGGGGTCGTGAATACCCTTGATGTCCAAGGCTTCCCGGATCGCGGCCAACACCGCGGCACGCCCATTGCCGCCACCTGCCCGGCCGCGCCGCCCCGCGGATGCGTGCGACCGCAGGTACTGCAGCCGCCGCAACCGCAGCGCCAGCAGCCGCGCCCTCGCCCGCGCTCGCACAACGTGGCCGTGCTGCGCGCGCAACCGCGCGGCCGTCCGAGCCATCGCCTCACGACGCCCCATCGGGGTATCGGCCGCGGGCGTCGCATCGGCCACCGCGGCGTCGAGGACCCGGCGCGTCGCCATGCTCGCGTTCGCCCGATCGGCGCGGGCTTTCGTCACGATGGAGGCCAGCGTCCCATCGGTATCGGCCAGCCGATGCAGCGTCTCCGCCGAGGCCCGCGATCGCGTCGCCGCCCGCGTGGGCAACCCGCCCGCGTTTATCGCCCGCCGTATCCGGTCGGCGCGGGCGCGTGCCTGCGCCGGCGTGGCCCCGATGTCGTGACCGGCATCGGTGCCAGCGAACAGACCGTGGCCCCGGGACAAAGCGGCCACCGCCTGCGCCATCAGAGAATCACTCAACGGTTCCCCCACCGTAATTCCGATCGAAATCAGCCTGCGCTTCTTCACGCAAGGCCTCGAAGACCATGTTCAGCCGGTCCATCAACTCGCGACTCGTGTAGGACGTCATCACGTGCGGGGCCAACGAAAGCCCGGTGAGCCGCCCATCCGAATTACACACCGCATAGATGTCACCCACATCGGCGGTGAAAGTCACCGACTCCTGGGCGGCCAGAACCTCCTCCCACTTTTCGAAATTCGCCTTTAAATCGGCCAAGACCTGGTCGACTAGCGCCTTATCCGCCGCCGCGCCCGGGCGCACCGCATCCGTACCGGACACCTCAGCCACTACTCCCACACCTTCTGGCCCGTCGGCCGTCATCGCTGCGGCCGCAGCAATAGCATGCACCAAACGGCGGTTCGTTCGTCTGGCGATGAGCAACTGAATGGCGTCGACCGCGCCGCGCCGGTAACACGTGCGTGACTATCTCGGCAACAACCGTTGCGCGGCAAAGGGTTTCAGCGATCTGTGCGTGATCCGCGCCGGCCTTGGCGGACGGCGGCCGGCTCGCTAGGCCGCAGGCGACCAAGCCCGCGCCTCTCCACCTAGCCGGCCGCGTTCAAGTAATGGCCACACGGCCATTACCTTAGTGCCGCCAGCAAGACCCGACCACTCACCTTTGCGGCGGCATTAGCCGCCGTCATTAGCTGCCGGTGAGCCAATTAGTTCTCGAAATACAATTCATCCCGGGGAGGGCTTCGGGAGTTTCTGCCGGTGAGCGTCCTGGATCAGGAATCTTCGACGATCGGCGTCGGCTACTCCTGCGCCTCGTCATCCGTCGGCATAATCACGATCCGCCGGTTAGACCTGGTGACGACGGGCGGTTTGCCATCGGCGGACTTCGTGACAGGGGCGCTCGGCGGGACGGTCAAGCGGCCCTTGACCGGCTGGCCGTTGGGTATGCCCGGGACGGTCACCCGCTTTTCGACCGGCTTGTCCTTACTTCCGCCGTCACCGCCGGCACCCAACGCGCCGGGCATCATCGGCATACCGGTCATCCCCATCGGCGCCGCCGGGGGCGGCATCCCCCCAGTCGGCGTCACCATCGCCGACTTGACCGACGCCGCGGCGGGTGTCGTGGGGGGCGAGGATGTCGGCACGGGTGGTGGTCCCAGATAGCCGGTCGGCGTGGTCCCACCAGCGCCGACGCCACCGCCGCCGGAACCGCCAAAACCGGAATCGCCGCTGGTGGCACCGTCCAAGACGGCTTGGTCGCCGGCCATGTCGGTCAACGCGGCCTCCGGCGCCATGCCCGCTTTTCCGGCCGCGCCCAGCAGCGGCTGCAATGCGCTCGTGCCGGCCTGCATCGCCTGCTGCGGAATCTGGGTGATGCCGCCGACCGCACCGCCGATAGCACCTGCGATACCGGACGCCAACTGGGGGATCATCTGCGACAGCTGCTGGAACTGCTGCGTCGCGTCCGCCTCGTTTGCCGGAAACTTCTGCGCGGCATCGAGCGCACGCGCCCTACGATCCAAATCGGCCTGAACGCTGGACGCTTGGTCGCCGGCCACACCGAGATTGCCGGCCGCCGCGAGCCCCGCGGCAGCCTGGTCAGGCGTCGTCGTGGGTGCTGGGGGCATGCCGTTGGGCGTCACCCCCGGCGGCATTAACGGGGTGCTCCCCAGCAGCCCATAGTCCTCTGGAAACGCCGTGACATCACGACCACCCGTCATGATTTCTCCTCAACCCTCACCCAAAGGGCTTCGCAAGCCGCTTGCCTGCCTCGACACGCCAATCGGCCGCTGCCACTTAAGCCATGTCCTAGTGGGTCGCATCGTAGAGCGCCATCGTCTTGAAAGGTAGTCATCGCAGCTTTGCCGAGACCGCCTGGTACCACGCCACGTGGTAGTGCGCCAGGGATTCGTGGCCTCCAATGAGGGCGTCGATGGCCGCCAGGAGCATCCAGTCGGCTACCCGCGACAGGTCGTGTGGATCGTCCAGCGTTTTCTGGTACGCGGACTGCTGCTCCTGCTGCAGCACGTCAAGCTCGTTCTCGGTGACCCCCGTCCCGCGGGTCGCGGCTTGCGCCAAAGTCTGGGCGATCCGCGGCAACCCATTGTGGCGTCGCACGGCCTCGACCAGCGTCGGGCCAAGCTCGTCCACCTCGGGTCCGGTGCGGGCCGCACGGTCACCGGTGAGGGCGGGATCGTCGGGTCCCGGCTTGGCGATAAACCCGTTGGCTTTGTGCGCCGCGGCGGCGGTGACGGCCCCCAGCAGATCGACCACGCTGGCGTCAAATCGACGCAGCGCCGGCTCCAGCAGCCGATTCACGCCGATCGGGATCTTCACGTTTGGCGGGATCCACCCACACGCGATGTCGCTGACCAGTAGCGTTGTGCCGTCCTCGCGCAGGCCGGCGGCCCACGACAGGCCCGGGGCCTGGCGAGCCACCGCGTCGACGAGGCGCTGCAGCCTCTGCTGTTCCGCGGCCCGATTCGAGGCATCGCCGGCGACGGCGCCGGTTGCCGCCGACAGCGCCGATGCGCCAGCCGGAGTCGCCGGGCTTGCCCCGGCCTGTTCGGTCAAGGTCCGGT
The nucleotide sequence above comes from Mycobacterium malmoense. Encoded proteins:
- a CDS encoding DUF2710 family protein, translated to MAEVSGTDAVRPGAAADKALVDQVLADLKANFEKWEEVLAAQESVTFTADVGDIYAVCNSDGRLTGLSLAPHVMTSYTSRELMDRLNMVFEALREEAQADFDRNYGGGTVE
- a CDS encoding DUF5632 domain-containing protein, with product MSTVHRTLTEQAGASPATPAGASALSAATGAVAGDASNRAAEQQRLQRLVDAVARQAPGLSWAAGLREDGTTLLVSDIACGWIPPNVKIPIGVNRLLEPALRRFDASVVDLLGAVTAAAAHKANGFIAKPGPDDPALTGDRAARTGPEVDELGPTLVEAVRRHNGLPRIAQTLAQAATRGTGVTENELDVLQQEQQSAYQKTLDDPHDLSRVADWMLLAAIDALIGGHESLAHYHVAWYQAVSAKLR
- a CDS encoding transglycosylase, encoding MAQAVAALSRGHGLFAGTDAGHDIGATPAQARARADRIRRAINAGGLPTRAATRSRASAETLHRLADTDGTLASIVTKARADRANASMATRRVLDAAVADATPAADTPMGRREAMARTAARLRAQHGHVVRARARARLLALRLRRLQYLRSHASAGRRGRAGGGNGRAAVLAAIREALDIKGIHDPAARARWERGMDLVARRESNYDANAENHGDSNAAKGTPSKGAWQFIAPTFAAYHQPGTSTSIHDLVAQACAFINYARGHYGVAADASNLADRIQQAGPRREARGY